aGCACCGCTCGTGGTGACATCCCTGCAGCGCCAGGGAACAGCCGGCGTGGGGCTTGGAGGGATGGTAACGCTGCCTGGGGATCAGCAACCTTGGCAAACCCTTCCCGGGGCTGGGCAACcgttcctggggctgggcaaccctgcctggggatgggaaatccTGCCTGGGGTTCAGAAACCCTGCCTGGGGATGGGCAACCCTGCCTGGGGATCAGCAACCCTGGGAAACCCTGCCTGGGGATGGGTAACCTTGGGaaaccctgcccagagctgggcacggCCCTCCCAGTGCTGAGTCACAAAACAGACCCACCTACATTTTCTACTTCCAAATTTTACTCcaacagtgtatttttaaagccagatatttcttttctccaaacACCTTCCAAGGAAATTCAGGAGTTTGATTTATACACAGAACCAGTGCCATTATCATCTGCACTATACACACACACTAAAAAAAGGACTTTAAACGCCAAGGATTTCTgattatatttttcattgatCTCTGGAAATGGGTTTAGGAGCAGGGGCAAAATACAAAGAACTCCGAGAGTACATAGTGTTAGAATACCTTCCTGTACTAAATAGCCAAGTAATTTAAACCCAGTTTTCTATCAAATACATACACAATTCATGTaagtaaaaattaaatccatTGTCTACAGATCATGAATTGAGAGGAGATTGCAGCCATTACCTCTTGGTTATCCTTACTCTGATTTGCCCAGAGTATCTTATGATGAGGTGTCTCCGTGGAATTGCCGGAATCTGATCTGTCAAAGCAATGCTGCtccaacacttccagggtgtgcagagcctggctgaTGTCACCCCTGGAGATGGGACTGAGAGAGgaacaggggggaaaaaaaggtttaCCCAGGAAAACATTCACATGTCAATCTATTGCTGGGATTAGTGGTGATGCAACAGAAATATGCTCATTATAGTGTTCAGGGAAGAACAGATGCAAGCCCTGAATCTCCAAGGTTTGGTTGGAATTGTCTCACCTGCAGTCGGCTCCTGGTCCTTGTCCACGACCAGCACACCCCCAGAGCACggcctctctgctctgcctgctgtgctgcttcgTAAGCAGTGGTGGGCTGGGACTTGTGGCAAGCTGTaagagaaaatgtatttgtgtgTATTTGAAACCCTGAGCAGCTCACCTGAGcatcccacaccctgcaggACAGCGCTGTACACACAGACACTGCCAGAGAACACCTGACAGGGAAAGCAGAACTGCCCAGATGCAACTGGGTACTGCAGAGGGGGCTCCTGCTTTGGCAGGGTGCTGAACTGCACCTAGGCATTACcttaaaaaacagcaaaattaaatacacccagatggagaaaaaatccaaagcccaaaaccaagcaaacaaaccagcaaCTAAAAAATAGAAGAGAGTAGCTCAGCATTGCCAGCTTTAGAACACCTGCAAAAATAAACCCTCTGAAAAAGCAGATAATCCGATAGAGCAGCCAAGTCCATCGCCTGAGCCCCCAGCTCACCCACTCTCCCGGGGCTGGCACGAGCAGAGCACTCATCGAGTTACAGAGATCTGTCATCCTAACCCTCGCTATCGAGTGACAGGGGAAGCACTGGCACATCTGCCGAGCTGGGCAGAAGGGCCcggggagctgagcctgggagggcagccagggctggccggggctggggggctcgGGACAGGGCTGGCCGGACACTGGGCACTCAGGACACGGCTGGCCGGACACTGGGCACTCAGGACACGGCTGGCCGGACACTGGGCATTGGGCActcaggacagggctggccggggctggggggctcgGGACAGGGCTAGCTGGACACTGGGCACTCAGGACACGGCTGGCCGGACACGGGGCTCTCAAGACAGGGTTAGCTGAGCATTGGGCACTCAGGACAGGGCTGGTCGGACACTGGGCACTCAGGACAGGGTTAGCTGAGCATTGGGCActcaggacagggctggccgGACCCTGGGCACTCAGGACAGGGTTAGCTGAGCATTGGGCActcaggacagggctggccgGACACTGGGCACTCAGGACAGGGTTGgttggggctggggggctcaggaCAGGGCTAGCTGGGCATTGGGCActcaggacagggctggccgggctctGGGCTCTCAGGACACGGCTGGCCGGACACTGGAcactcagggcagggctggctggacactgggctctccgggcagggctggccggACACTGGGCACTCAGGACAGGGCTCTCAGGACACTGGGCACTCAGGATAGGGCCGGTCAGGCATTGAGCTCTCAGGACACGGCTGGTCGGACCCTGGGCTCTCAGGACACGGCTGGCCGGACACGGGGCTCTCAGGACAGTGCTGGCCGGACACTGGGCACTCAGGACACGGCTGGCCGGACACGGGGCTCTCAGGACACGGCTGGCCGGACACGGGGCTCTCAGGACACGGCTGGCCGGTCTCTCCAGCACCCCGAGCACGATCGCTCGGGCGCCGCCTGCCGCAGCCGCAGCCCGGGCCGGGATGGCAGCGCAGCAGAAGAAGATGCTGTTCTGCACGGCCGGGGTGCTGAGCTTGGCCTGCGCGCTGGGCACGGCGGCGGCCGTGGGCTCGCAGCTCTGGGTCAGgggctccatcctctgctccacCGGGGCGATGCTCGTCAACGCCAGCGGCCCCGAGCTGCACAAGTTCATCGGCGACATCGAGTACGGGCTCTTCTCCGGGCAGCGGCTGCGGCACTGCGGGCTCGGGGGGCGGCCCCTGCGCTTCTCGTGTGAGTACCCACGGctcgggacagggacagggaccgggacagggacagggaccgggacagggctgcagcaccgAGCCTGCAGCTCGGACACCCGCGGCTCgctgccctcccctgctccGATCCATGGCTCGTTTTGTGATGCTGATTCTATAATGCACTTACACGGAGAACCACATTGCAAAAGATTTATActattgcttttaaaagaatatttggGGGGTTAATTATCTCTGTCATCTTCCTCTGTGTGCCGGCATTGCAACACGACCTCTGTGCTGTCGAGAAAAATCAACTAAACCAGCGAGAGCCTCAGGAAAGAGCTGGGGCACTGGCTGCTATTGAGAAACAAAGCGCCCAAAAGTTTGCAATCTGTGGCAGTAATTGCAGGAAGGACtggggagctgcctggggaatGCTGGCTGGCTCGGTACTGACACACAGACTGGCAGAGTGTCAGTAAAGGCTTCGCTTTACCTTCATACCCCATCCATCTGCAAGGTCAGAAGACCAATAAAAAATCGTGAAGTGAGACACGTAGGtacccagcagcacacagagcaggcagtAAAAGCAGTTGCTGTTCCCACAGCACAGTTTATAATTGCTCTGCTACAGCAGCACATGCAAGCTGCTCACACCCCTGATTTCATGCAAGGGAAGGTGGCCAGACAAGgtatcagaaattatttactatATAACACTTTCCCGAATCAGTAAACCAAGCTAATTTAATACAGTATTTGCTCTCTCTAAATGCCATCACTAGTCTGTTTGTACTGCTGAAGTTCCCTCGTGGTTGCTCTGTGTGCCATCCCAGTGTGCAGTCATTGCAGCCTGGGTGAATTTTCAGAGGGGTCTGTGCCGTcccaggggtttggggcagCAGTGAGGGGTCAGGAGCATCCCCCTCGGAGAGCACTGAGAACAAGGTGCTGAtcctgctccctggggctgcagcagccccctCCCATCACCCCAGCACCTTGGAAGGTACCAGGAGCATTCCTGAAAGCAGGACAAGCTTACAAAATACACAGCCACAGCCTAATGCACTCAACTGCACTTCAGCATGTCTGAGGAGGACAGACGTGGAAAATATGTTAAAAGATCTAGTTCTGTGCTTGTCCCCATTAAATGCTCCCCTCTGACCACTATATCTCTTCTAATTGCAATATGAATTTGCTCTGCCAGCAAACCCTGTTCAGCTGGGGAAAGCTTCTGCTCCATTTGCTCCAACTCGTTCCCATCAGTTTCTAGGTCAGTGGTTCATTTTCTAAAGGTCTCTCCACGCACAGCACACATGGGTTCATTCAGGACCACGaaggaatgttttcctttcgGGACAACATTGCTTCTGGAATTGATTTTTCGTGATACATCACATATAAAATGTTAACCAGCTCTAGATGCAGATACCTTGCCATCACttgttttcttaaaacaaaCCATACAAAATGGTATTACTAAACACACAGTTTTGTATGTTTTCCCAAAACATCAGATGTGTCACAGGAACTAATGCTATTCCTGGCAGGAATCCTGCACAGGGaacactggaaggggctctgagccttcccctcctcaggctggacacccccagctctcccagctggctccacagcctccctcagcagctccacattGTTCTGAtttgggggcagctctgcagacagagcctgagcagggcagaggggctgaatcccccctgccctgctgctcacagcccgTGGAGTTTCtccccctggggctgccctgacCCACCCAGCACCTGcactcagccctgctgagcttCATGAGCTCTGCAGGCATTTGCTCCAttcatttccctttcttttagTCAGGGAGGAAAATGGAGTTGATACccatgccctgctgctctgtgctcctgcagagctgtggagcAGTGTGCTGTGTTCACAGGGAGGAGAATCTGATGTGGGGCTGCTTCACTCTCCCCACATTCCTgccacagcaaagcagcacCAGGCATCATCACCTCACTGTAGTCATGCCCCCATGGGTCAGGAGCAGTGAAGTGTATTTCACAGTTCCTTCCAAAATACCAAAcaaacaggaatttaaaaaaataattctctcttGCTGTCTGAATGACTATCCCTGTGTCCTAGACAAACAGGACCACAGTTTGAAGGAGTAACTTAAAAgctgcataaaaatatttagaataagTTATTCCTGAATTTGTGCATCCATATCACAGCATATTTCCTTTCCCACATCACAACCCTTTGTGGGACTTCATTAACATCAATGAAAACAAAGTCTGAGAAAAGATTTCTTGTCCCAGGCCCAGAGAAGAGTGGATGGCCAAGCCTTCAgcccaggagctcagcctgtGACACTGGCACTGGCCACAGTGGCACCCTGTACCTGTCCCCTCAGATCCAacctcctgctctgtccccagaaGATGCTTTTCACACCAAGGACCAAATGCCCCCCTCAGGAAGGGGAGGAGAGGCTTTCCTGGCCAGTCTATGCTCCCGAGtttcacagaatttttctgCCTCCAAACCGCcttgaaaaaacatttctagTTAATTATTTCATCTGGTTGCATTTAGAAGAGCAGGATTAAAACAATTATCACACACAGGCAGGAACCCCCAGCCTGAGACAACTTCACCTAATGTGTATAATAACGCTGTGTTTTTTTGCTCTCAGTTTTTCCAGATTTGCTCAGAATCATCCCTGCAAGCATCCACATTAGTGTCATTCTCTTCTGCACGGTGCTGATTGTCTTTGCCCTGGTGGGAGCAGGGTTCTTCATGCTCAACGCTTTTGGCAGCCCCTACGAGACCCTGCACGGCCCCGTGGGGCTCTACCTCTGGAGCTTCATCTCCTGTGAGtagcccaggctgagctggggctggccaggACCTTCCCAGCTGAGGACAGAGCCAAGCTGTGCCTGTGTTCACCCTGCATGGCAAAAGcaggccaggcaggagggaggaggctcTGCCAGATCAGAGCACGCTTCCCAAACTGAATCTGAGAGATGAACCAGGGAGATCTGCCCTGGGGtgggtggcagggagggaagggaccagcagctgcaggaagccacagcagagga
This Catharus ustulatus isolate bCatUst1 chromosome 10, bCatUst1.pri.v2, whole genome shotgun sequence DNA region includes the following protein-coding sequences:
- the CLRN1 gene encoding clarin-1, which produces MAAQQKKMLFCTAGVLSLACALGTAAAVGSQLWVRGSILCSTGAMLVNASGPELHKFIGDIEYGLFSGQRLRHCGLGGRPLRFSFFPDLLRIIPASIHISVILFCTVLIVFALVGAGFFMLNAFGSPYETLHGPVGLYLWSFISCSCGCLIMILFSSEVKIHHLSEKIANFKEGTFTFKTHSEQFANSFWTILVCSLVHFLNALLIRLAGFEFPFSKSKDSGTITGAVDLMY